The Cannabis sativa cultivar Pink pepper isolate KNU-18-1 chromosome 8, ASM2916894v1, whole genome shotgun sequence genomic interval AATGGTTGTACTTAGCTAAGTAGTTCAGTCAAATCAGCTATTAATCAGTCAACTTACAAAATTTTTAGGTGTTTCACATAATATCCTTGAGAGAAGTTTCTAGCAaagttacaaaataaaaaagcaaATTGCAATCTTTAGCAAATTCACATGTCCCACACCACACCCCTTCATATAAATGATGATCAACATTATTATTAAGCATCTATctactcaaattaaaattcaaaattccacttaatccaaaaaaaaaaaaaaaaaaagcattagATAGATAACatttaacaaaattctcatcacTGATTTGAAATccatttggaaaaaaaaaaaaaaaaaaaaggaaagaaagaacAAAGGCCTAATGAAATTGCTTCTTTTTTTGGTGAATGTGCATTACTGCATATTGATGTTTTCCCATATAGACCCCACTGTTAAAGGTTTAATGTGTGCGTCCCACACCATGTTACCTGGGCTTCAATATATTCCAACACTGATGCCCATAACATCTTTCAACCACTAATGCCTGTCATTTTTTTAGGCCCATTTCAGATGTGGCCCTTATCTTACTCAATTAAAAGCTTTAAGGTCTCTCATTGGTTTCTTCAATCCAAGAAGAAATATGATCATGAAAACACTCACCATTTAAATGAATGAATGTAAAAGGAAATTATGTAGCTTTAATTGGTAGATATGTGAGATCTACTATGGTTTTGGTTTGTACAGTAATTTATCACCTTCGGCTCTCAGGAACCACACATATCCCTGTTTTAAAATTCAACACCTTTGGCCATACCAGACATGTGAAAATCCCACCATTTCATAATTGCtttacatatattattattattactaaccCCACAACAAGATATTTGCTCCTTATTAAGCCACCTTACCAATAAATTGGTCAAGAAAGATTGGTGAAATCAGGCCCGTCTCAAGGTGTTGAGAGGCCTAGGGCGAAATTTGAAACgggtttttttttacaaaaaaataaaataaacattatgtaattttatttatttttactttgagattattattgaaattttgacacaatataatttaactttttatcttcatataacaaataatttttctcaCCATATAAGGTAACTTAacgtaatatttaattataattaatagcaTCTTTATTGAAGTGTTATATATTTTAGgacttttgtaaaaaaaaaaaaaaattaatagtatgtcaaaaattatgttaatttttttttaatatatgtaataaatttttataaattttaaaaaataaataataattaataaatatattttttatttaagttataatattcttgttagttattttttaaaaatatttgatttatttattagaattacaataaattattttatccgTTTGATTGCatcaagagtaatttttaaaaaattgtttactAAACATAATCTTTGCTCCttactaaaaatatttataacataatattttttttttaaataatatttttttaagaaaaaaaaccccAACAGTTTACTATAAATTTATTTCtaaacattatattatatatatatttttaggtaATGCATTGAATatatcttaaaatattatattcttatcaaataaataaaaataaataaataaacatacataTCTTTTACAAATTTTAACCATACCTTTGAatatttaaaacaaataaaatgtgAGGGAGGTAGGAATCGAACTCGGCACCCACACCTCAACATAAAACCCCTCTACTACCAACTGTGCTATAAGccattttatgtaattattgaaccaaaatttatatatacatatattatatttttatttttttatatatataatattaattttaattttttcgggGCCTTCGAAATTGTGGGGCCTGGGGCCAAGGCCCCGGCTGCCCCACCCTCTGGCCGGCCATGGGTGAAATCAAATTATTTGGATGCAAAAAGCTTGACAGTCGAttgatataataaaataatcactcAAGTACaaatcattatattttattttcaagcaCTTTGCATAGTAATTTTTCCAATCACGATCGACCATGCTACCATACAACACACTACtatattatagttataattatagtataatatataaatatatttttgttacaTCATAATTGTGTGGTTCATAATTAATCTCAAACTTCATGAGTAGCTGCAGCCGTTGGATGCCATGATCTTGATGTTGCTTCAGCTCGAAAGTCAACTTTAGAAGGTGGCATTCCCACAAACAATACCTCCTTAATGTTACCACAAACTCCCTTATCATATGGGCTCTTGGAACCCACAAATCTCTGCCTAAAATTCTCATAAGCAGTCTACACACATAAACAAACAATTAGCACATAAAACTCCATTTTAACAATAAGTGAATTTGATCAAAAAAGAAAGCCAACCTGGTTTGTTGATATAAGGTACAAGTGAAATATGGCTAGACCAGTCAAGAACATGATTGCAGCAACGGTAAACAAGACCAAAGCAAGAGTTTCAGGGCAGATCCTCACCAACCCAAATAGATTACTCCCATTTTTCACAACTTTTTGGTGAATTCTCCAGCAGGAAAAGTATAATACATAGATAAAGAAAGACAAAGCTGATATTATAAATGTTAGGTAGAATCTGTAATTTCTCTGCACCCACAGAAAAAAACAGCAAAATCAATATCAGAAACTCTAATAAGTTGTTAAAATTGACTTCAATTAAGATTGAATTGACTATTGAGGCATACCAGTGCAATACACTGACCAATCCAAGGGCAATGATGATCGAATTTTTCGACACAATTGTCACACACAACACAGTGACAACTTCTTGGTGGCCTAAATATCTTACAAGTGCGACAATATTTAAGTTTGAGTTCCACTCCATTAACTACTACAATCTTCTTTTTTCTGACTCCACTTCTACTATTACTACTACTACTTAATTCTTCTTCCATTTGATCTTCTTGGCTTCTGGGAATAATACCAGGATCAATTGAACTTACTAGGATCAAATTCCCAAGAAcctgtattatttttattaaatgtgtaacataaaatttattagGAATACTATTGGTACAAGATAATTATTAAGGATGATATCGAGAGGGAGAGCAAGGGACTAACAAGTAAAGTTAGTATCTCTGAGATTGTGATTATGAGATTGGAACGATGATTTGGTAGATCTTCTCCAATATAAACACAAAAAATCCAACCACACAGAATTATGGAAACTGTTGTTAGGAGCAACCCTTTTGGATCAGGGCCACACACTAGTCGTCCATGGAAGAAAAACACCTACAAAATATACATGTACGTATGTtgtcactatatatatatatatatatatgaatttaaatgtatatatatatatattccattTAACTCAAACATGATTATAGACTAGTCACATATAAGTTTACATTTTTTCCTGGCCAAACTTGGTAGATCCGTGTGGTTTCCAAGTTTTCTCCGCGGTTATAATGTAGACACTGATCCTCAAAAACCCTTTTAATAGAAAAGAACACTTGTCTCAATTTAATCATAATTTTTGGACCTTTTGTGTTgacatgttgttggtgatcaatttcAGGAGAGTTGGCTTCTCTATCGTCCTTCTTAATGCTGCTTGGGGTATATTTAAACTGTTCATGTTGTGAATAGGGAATAACAACTGATTCTGCTTTAATTTCCATCTTGGTTTTTTCTACTACAAATTGTGGATTGGGAGAAGCCATTAAATTGGATTAACTTGACAACCTATAGTAATGTACCAGAACATATGTTCTTTCAATCTTTTCCTTGGAAGACCGTAAAAGCGGTTACTCTGGCGCCAAATGATCGAACAAAGGGAAAATGGAAAAGCGGTTACTAACTGGACTCCATCATGGGCTGTGGCCTCTGGCTTTGGAGCCTAAAGTGCCCACCGATTTTGAAGCCCAAAACATatagagagattttttttttgggaaatttagatggtatactaatttttgttatttttttacaaaaatactgccagacggtattttttacttttttactgtatttttttataagtttcatactgtagTATAT includes:
- the LOC115699044 gene encoding probable protein S-acyltransferase 7; translated protein: MASPNPQFVVEKTKMEIKAESVVIPYSQHEQFKYTPSSIKKDDREANSPEIDHQQHVNTKGPKIMIKLRQVFFSIKRVFEDQCLHYNRGENLETTRIYQVWPGKNVFFFHGRLVCGPDPKGLLLTTVSIILCGWIFCVYIGEDLPNHRSNLIITISEILTLLVLGNLILVSSIDPGIIPRSQEDQMEEELSSSSNSRSGVRKKKIVVVNGVELKLKYCRTCKIFRPPRSCHCVVCDNCVEKFDHHCPWIGQCIALRNYRFYLTFIISALSFFIYVLYFSCWRIHQKVVKNGSNLFGLVRICPETLALVLFTVAAIMFLTGLAIFHLYLISTNQTAYENFRQRFVGSKSPYDKGVCGNIKEVLFVGMPPSKVDFRAEATSRSWHPTAAATHEV